A window of the Nocardia sp. NBC_01329 genome harbors these coding sequences:
- a CDS encoding acyl-CoA dehydrogenase family protein, which translates to MDFDLTDEQALLRDTVRDLLNRHYNPESRLAAIGTDLGWSRKVWGQLAELGVLGLSFAEKDGGMEAGPVETMLVLEEIGRRLAPEPLLDAVLVPGGLISAVGTPDQRQRILPEVAAGTKLLAFAHGEPGSRWPDHAVATAATAQGEAYTLTGTKNPVPHGDCADDLVVSATLPDGDLGLFLVAADATGVDRTAYATVDGLRGAQVVLDGAPAELLGTGGDATNAVNEVLTRAHAALCAESIGAMEESLRLTTDYLKTRKQFGVTLSKFQTLTQRAANMYVSLELARSMSYYLTASLVDAGDPVIASRARLQVSRSARHIGQEAIQMHGGIGVTSEYPVSHYVARLTAIERTLGSSLEHLRVLTAQVADYAQPEL; encoded by the coding sequence ATGGATTTCGATCTCACCGATGAACAGGCCCTACTCCGTGACACGGTGCGTGACCTGCTCAACCGCCACTACAACCCCGAATCCCGGCTCGCGGCCATCGGCACCGATCTCGGCTGGAGCCGCAAGGTCTGGGGTCAGCTCGCCGAACTCGGCGTGCTCGGGCTGAGCTTCGCCGAGAAAGACGGCGGAATGGAGGCCGGCCCGGTGGAGACCATGCTGGTACTCGAGGAGATCGGCCGCCGGCTGGCGCCGGAACCGCTGCTCGACGCGGTCCTGGTCCCGGGCGGCCTGATCAGCGCGGTCGGTACCCCCGACCAGCGCCAGCGCATCCTGCCCGAGGTCGCCGCGGGGACGAAACTGCTGGCCTTCGCACACGGCGAGCCCGGCTCCCGCTGGCCCGATCACGCCGTCGCCACCGCGGCCACCGCCCAGGGCGAGGCTTACACCCTCACCGGAACCAAGAATCCGGTACCGCACGGTGACTGCGCCGACGATCTGGTGGTCAGCGCGACCCTGCCCGACGGCGACCTGGGCCTGTTCCTGGTCGCCGCCGACGCCACCGGGGTCGATCGCACCGCATACGCGACGGTCGACGGCCTGCGCGGTGCCCAGGTGGTTCTGGACGGCGCACCGGCCGAACTGCTCGGCACCGGCGGCGACGCCACGAACGCCGTGAACGAGGTACTCACCCGAGCCCACGCCGCACTGTGCGCGGAATCCATCGGGGCGATGGAAGAGTCGCTACGCCTGACCACCGACTATCTGAAGACCCGCAAACAGTTCGGTGTCACGCTGTCGAAGTTCCAGACCCTCACCCAGCGGGCCGCGAACATGTACGTCTCGCTCGAACTGGCCCGGAGTATGAGCTACTACCTCACCGCATCGCTGGTCGATGCCGGTGATCCGGTGATCGCGTCCCGAGCGCGCCTGCAGGTCAGCCGGTCGGCGCGGCATATCGGCCAGGAAGCGATCCAGATGCACGGCGGTATCGGCGTCACATCCGAATACCCGGTGAGCCATTACGTCGCCCGGCTCACCGCCATCGAGCGCACCCTCGGTAGCTCGCTGGAGCATCTGCGGGTACTGACCGCGCAGGTCGCGGACTACGCCCAGCCGGAGCTCTGA